The Streptomyces clavuligerus genome includes a region encoding these proteins:
- a CDS encoding response regulator: MTARILIADDQDDIRSGFRLVLDSQPDLTVVGEAADGLTAVALARELRPDLVVADIRMPGVDGLEVTRRLAGPDADDPVRVLIVTTFDQDDHVRTALRDGACGFLLKRSGPGLLIEGVRAALAGDVLISPQLTARLLQRATAPDDRRTSPLTAREEEIARLVADGLTNAEIGEALVISPGTAKTHVANVQTKLGARNRVGIAAWWWGRR, translated from the coding sequence GTGACCGCCCGCATCCTCATCGCCGACGACCAGGACGACATCCGCAGCGGATTCCGGCTGGTGCTCGACTCCCAGCCGGACCTGACCGTCGTCGGCGAGGCGGCGGACGGCCTGACCGCCGTCGCCCTCGCCCGTGAACTCCGCCCCGACCTGGTCGTCGCCGACATCCGTATGCCGGGCGTCGACGGCCTGGAGGTCACCCGCAGACTCGCGGGCCCGGACGCGGACGACCCCGTGCGTGTTCTGATCGTCACGACCTTCGACCAGGACGACCACGTCCGCACGGCCCTGCGGGACGGCGCGTGCGGGTTCCTCCTGAAGCGGTCGGGTCCGGGGCTGCTGATCGAGGGGGTACGGGCGGCGCTCGCCGGTGATGTCCTGATCAGTCCGCAGTTGACCGCCCGCCTCCTGCAACGGGCCACCGCCCCCGACGACAGGCGGACATCCCCGCTCACGGCCCGCGAGGAGGAGATCGCCCGCCTGGTCGCGGACGGGCTGACCAACGCGGAGATCGGTGAGGCGCTCGTCATCTCCCCGGGCACGGCGAAGACGCACGTGGCCAACGTCCAGACGAAGCTGGGGGCGCGCAACCGGGTGGGCATCGCGGCATGGTGGTGGGGGCGGAGATGA
- a CDS encoding GNAT family N-acetyltransferase, which yields MRQGTAADLDAAVLLLAESFAEDPICRWQVPDQERRALALPGFFRLFVEAAVREGGLLVTEDLSAVRIFAPPGPVADGFDPSVLRALLGPDTDRTQDILRTLADHHPDDRPHYHLVFSAVRPHLRCRGLGTATLRHVLDLADRDGIGVYVESSTTRSRKLVLRHGFEALPPIRLPDGGPSLYPSWREPSGPPQARA from the coding sequence GTGCGCCAGGGCACCGCCGCCGACCTCGACGCTGCGGTGCTCCTGCTGGCCGAGTCCTTCGCCGAGGACCCGATCTGCCGCTGGCAGGTGCCCGACCAGGAACGCCGTGCGCTCGCCCTGCCCGGATTCTTCCGGCTCTTCGTCGAAGCGGCCGTGCGCGAGGGCGGGCTGCTGGTAACCGAGGATCTGTCCGCCGTGCGGATCTTCGCCCCGCCCGGTCCCGTCGCCGACGGATTCGACCCCTCGGTACTGCGCGCGCTCCTGGGCCCGGACACCGACCGGACCCAGGACATTCTGCGGACCCTCGCCGATCACCATCCGGACGACCGGCCTCACTACCACTTGGTGTTCAGCGCGGTCCGCCCGCATCTGCGATGCCGGGGCCTGGGAACGGCCACCCTGCGCCATGTACTGGACCTCGCCGACCGGGACGGGATCGGGGTGTACGTCGAGTCGAGCACCACCCGCAGCCGGAAACTGGTGCTGCGCCACGGCTTCGAGGCCCTGCCCCCGATCCGGCTGCCCGACGGCGGCCCCAGCCTCTACCCGTCCTGGCGCGAACCGTCCGGACCGCCCCAGGCACGCGCATAA
- a CDS encoding DsbA family protein, with protein sequence MTYRTTVSGRRTGPTGSLLTATAIVVAAAALIGCSGSSSSDGRTEIKPYATIGELPEKLSADGTTIVVGDPAVEEKVHVLEDPRCPVVEEFEQAEGAAALRKLTLDRTVTTEYTFASFRDERIGGDGSKRAVNALRAALDEGRFAEYHQVLFDRRNGIGPRRDLTTGQLLSLADKVPGLRGERFDRAVRTMRHRDFVTASQQAYERFDSPDGPGTPTVAVNGRSVPDESSGVLYDASALEELVSASKWDFLLGG encoded by the coding sequence ATGACCTACAGAACGACAGTCAGCGGAAGACGGACGGGGCCGACAGGCTCTCTGTTGACGGCGACGGCGATCGTGGTGGCTGCGGCAGCGCTGATCGGATGCAGCGGGTCCTCGTCCTCGGACGGGCGGACCGAGATCAAGCCCTATGCCACCATCGGTGAACTGCCGGAGAAACTGTCCGCCGACGGCACCACCATCGTGGTGGGGGACCCTGCCGTGGAGGAGAAGGTCCATGTCCTCGAAGACCCCCGTTGCCCGGTGGTCGAGGAGTTCGAGCAGGCCGAAGGCGCTGCTGCCCTGCGGAAGCTGACACTGGACCGCACCGTCACCACCGAGTACACCTTCGCCTCCTTCAGGGACGAGCGGATCGGGGGCGATGGCTCGAAGCGGGCGGTCAACGCGCTGCGCGCGGCACTCGACGAAGGCAGGTTCGCCGAGTACCACCAGGTGCTCTTCGACCGGCGGAACGGCATCGGCCCACGGAGGGATCTGACCACCGGGCAACTGCTCTCACTGGCCGACAAGGTACCGGGACTGCGCGGCGAGAGGTTCGACCGGGCCGTCCGGACCATGAGGCACCGGGACTTCGTCACCGCCTCGCAGCAGGCGTACGAGCGGTTCGACAGCCCCGACGGACCGGGCACCCCCACGGTCGCCGTCAACGGTCGCAGTGTTCCTGACGAGTCCTCAGGTGTGCTCTACGACGCCTCCGCCCTCGAAGAGCTGGTGTCGGCGTCGAAGTGGGACTTCCTCCTGGGCGGATAG
- a CDS encoding EF-hand domain-containing protein has protein sequence MSQELLIRKIRHGFDQFDADGNGELTESDHVLMGQRTAHALGHASGSEGERRIVDAFVSVWRTLHVPHLEPGAASLTREQFVDSTLSLADDPAAARATVGVLAEIFLALADTDGNGVVDAEEYFGFLRGHFALLSREDTDLAFQHLDRDGNGTLSAEEFTSAIVEFWSSRDPRAPGNWWMGVEFTE, from the coding sequence ATGTCACAGGAGCTGCTGATCCGTAAGATCCGTCATGGTTTCGACCAGTTCGACGCGGACGGGAACGGTGAGCTGACCGAGAGCGACCATGTGCTCATGGGGCAGCGGACCGCCCACGCACTCGGCCACGCGTCCGGATCGGAGGGCGAGCGGCGCATCGTGGACGCGTTCGTGAGCGTCTGGCGGACCCTCCACGTGCCCCATCTGGAGCCCGGTGCCGCGTCGTTGACCCGCGAGCAGTTCGTGGACTCGACCCTCTCCCTGGCGGACGATCCTGCGGCGGCGAGGGCCACCGTGGGGGTCCTGGCCGAAATCTTTCTGGCGCTCGCGGACACGGACGGCAATGGCGTCGTGGACGCCGAGGAGTACTTCGGCTTTCTGCGGGGTCACTTCGCCCTGCTGTCCCGGGAGGACACGGACCTCGCGTTCCAGCACCTGGACCGCGACGGGAACGGCACCCTGTCGGCCGAGGAGTTCACGTCGGCGATCGTCGAGTTCTGGTCCAGCAGGGACCCGCGCGCACCGGGCAACTGGTGGATGGGCGTGGAGTTCACCGAGTGA
- a CDS encoding cytochrome P450 has translation MTQPLSGRTDGSPPPPERGRRARVPAPGSPVPTAPGRLPGLGHLLPLMRNPVRFLTSLQPLGGLVRVDIPTPVHVVNSPDLLHRILVTDARSYEKGAAFDKARTILGNGVLFSEQPLHLGQRRLIQPAFHRSRQPHWRTVAADCAAEHLDRWQDGDTLDVLDEMHRIALEMIIRLFFAARPTPRTSERIHQCVNVLLGGIMIRFLSPGTLLERLPTPGNRRFERAIRDLNTIVADLARTARTTTANPMGDGDHQDLFTTLCPHAADLDCSLQQSCDEAISVLVAGTETIATTLSWLFHELARHPDHENELRADLAAADGDTTRTGLLDRLLNETLRLHTPNWVLMRRARTEVELDGRTLPAGTEFLFSLSALHRDPQVFPHPDRFDPDRWLPGNSPVQHRTHFIPFGDGNRKCLGDTFARTEMRAVAAAAVTRWTLRHTPGTKVGETRLFATLQPTGLRMTARTAPKPR, from the coding sequence ATGACGCAACCCCTGTCCGGCCGGACCGACGGCTCCCCGCCCCCACCGGAGCGGGGCCGCCGGGCCCGTGTCCCGGCCCCGGGCAGTCCGGTGCCGACCGCCCCCGGGCGGCTGCCCGGCCTCGGCCATCTCCTGCCGCTGATGCGGAACCCGGTCCGGTTCCTCACCTCGCTCCAGCCGCTCGGCGGGCTCGTCCGGGTCGACATCCCCACCCCCGTCCATGTGGTGAACTCGCCCGATCTCCTCCACCGCATCCTGGTCACCGACGCCCGCTCCTACGAGAAGGGTGCCGCGTTCGACAAGGCCCGCACCATCCTCGGCAATGGTGTCCTCTTCTCCGAACAACCGCTCCACCTCGGTCAACGCCGTCTGATCCAGCCCGCGTTCCACCGCAGTCGCCAACCGCACTGGCGCACCGTCGCCGCCGATTGCGCGGCCGAGCACCTCGACCGGTGGCAGGACGGCGACACCCTCGACGTCCTCGACGAGATGCATCGCATCGCCCTGGAAATGATCATCAGGCTCTTCTTCGCGGCCCGCCCCACCCCCAGGACCAGCGAACGCATCCACCAGTGCGTGAACGTCCTCCTCGGCGGGATCATGATCCGCTTTCTCTCCCCCGGAACCCTTCTCGAACGGTTGCCGACCCCCGGCAACCGGCGCTTCGAACGGGCCATCCGCGACCTCAACACGATCGTCGCCGACCTGGCCCGCACCGCCCGCACCACCACGGCGAACCCCATGGGCGACGGGGACCATCAGGATCTCTTCACCACCCTGTGCCCGCACGCCGCCGACCTCGACTGCTCCCTCCAGCAGTCGTGCGACGAAGCCATCTCCGTCCTCGTCGCCGGTACCGAGACCATCGCCACCACCCTCTCCTGGCTCTTCCACGAACTGGCCCGCCACCCCGACCACGAGAACGAGCTGCGCGCCGATCTCGCCGCCGCCGACGGGGACACCACCCGGACCGGCCTTCTGGACCGGCTGCTGAACGAGACCCTCCGCCTCCACACCCCGAACTGGGTCCTCATGCGCCGGGCCCGCACCGAGGTCGAACTCGACGGCAGGACCCTGCCCGCAGGCACCGAGTTCCTGTTCAGCCTCTCCGCCCTCCACCGCGACCCCCAGGTCTTCCCCCACCCGGACCGCTTCGACCCCGACCGCTGGCTCCCCGGCAACAGCCCCGTCCAGCACCGCACCCACTTCATCCCCTTCGGCGACGGCAACCGCAAATGCCTCGGCGACACCTTCGCCCGGACCGAGATGCGCGCGGTCGCCGCAGCGGCCGTCACCCGCTGGACCCTGCGCCACACCCCCGGCACCAAGGTCGGCGAGACCCGCCTCTTCGCCACCCTCCAGCCCACCGGCCTGCGCATGACCGCCCGTACCGCCCCGAAACCCCGATAG
- a CDS encoding S41 family peptidase, producing the protein MVMTDQGRNTVTPAESAATAPVSTSVPAAPPGARRGRNGAARRGVLVAAGTVLALLGSLSAAVAAPATAAAPPGPAYGGASVEGLWRMDGYGTVVSVQGHELRTWDTTALSCLPGPGARSAGAPGPGGAVRFEGEGYALTMAPRGSDRAGLRIHGSLGTRSLDRIAELPQRCGRPGPTGPVATFDVFWQTFAENYAFFDRRGVDWDAMRARYRPGVHAGTTPEELFGILSAMTEPLQDAHVGLSATDLGRSSFGQRTGTVLPDDAYDARTRAFIERRSFGGTPLETHADGAIGYAELPGGIGYLRIGRFAGYTPGSTGTDADAAELDRVLDRIVTRARTQGTTAWRGLIVDVRVNQGGSDELGLQIAARLTDHGYPAYRKQARNDPRDPTRFTPRYTARVVPEAGVPRYTGPLAVLTSGSTVSAGETFTKALAERPLPTTLIGENTQGALSDVLGRVLPNGWLLGLSNERYTTPRGDSHEGAGIPPHISVPVFTEEEFAADRDSAFDRAVALLTRRR; encoded by the coding sequence ATGGTCATGACCGACCAGGGGAGGAACACAGTGACACCAGCGGAGTCCGCTGCAACGGCGCCCGTGTCCACATCCGTGCCCGCTGCCCCGCCGGGAGCCCGGCGGGGCAGGAACGGCGCGGCCAGGCGCGGCGTCCTCGTCGCCGCAGGTACCGTACTCGCCCTCCTGGGCTCCCTGTCCGCCGCCGTCGCGGCACCGGCGACCGCCGCCGCGCCGCCGGGGCCCGCATACGGCGGAGCCTCGGTGGAGGGGCTCTGGCGGATGGACGGATACGGGACCGTCGTCTCCGTGCAGGGCCACGAGCTGCGGACCTGGGACACCACCGCGCTGAGCTGTCTGCCCGGCCCCGGCGCCCGAAGCGCGGGAGCGCCCGGTCCCGGCGGCGCCGTCCGGTTCGAGGGCGAGGGCTACGCGCTGACGATGGCGCCCCGGGGGAGCGACCGTGCCGGACTGCGGATACACGGCTCGCTGGGCACCCGTTCCCTGGACCGGATCGCGGAACTGCCCCAACGCTGCGGTCGTCCCGGGCCCACCGGCCCGGTGGCCACCTTCGACGTCTTCTGGCAGACCTTCGCGGAGAACTACGCCTTCTTCGACCGCCGGGGCGTCGACTGGGACGCGATGCGCGCCCGGTACCGCCCCGGGGTCCACGCGGGAACAACCCCGGAGGAGCTGTTCGGCATCCTCTCGGCGATGACCGAACCGCTCCAGGACGCCCATGTCGGCCTCAGCGCCACCGATCTGGGCCGCTCCTCCTTCGGACAGCGCACCGGAACGGTCCTCCCGGACGACGCCTACGACGCACGGACCCGGGCCTTCATCGAGCGCCGCAGCTTCGGCGGCACCCCGCTGGAGACCCATGCCGACGGCGCCATCGGGTACGCCGAACTCCCCGGCGGCATCGGCTATCTGCGGATCGGGCGGTTCGCGGGGTACACGCCGGGCTCCACCGGAACCGACGCCGACGCCGCCGAACTCGACCGGGTGCTCGACCGGATCGTCACCCGGGCCCGCACCCAGGGCACCACCGCCTGGCGCGGTCTGATCGTGGACGTCCGGGTCAACCAGGGCGGCAGCGACGAACTGGGCCTCCAGATCGCCGCCCGGCTCACCGACCACGGCTACCCGGCCTACCGCAAACAGGCCAGGAACGACCCCCGCGACCCCACCCGCTTCACCCCGCGTTACACCGCCCGGGTGGTCCCGGAGGCCGGAGTCCCGCGCTACACCGGCCCCCTCGCGGTCCTCACCTCGGGCTCCACCGTCAGCGCGGGCGAGACCTTCACCAAGGCCCTCGCGGAACGCCCGCTGCCGACCACGCTGATCGGAGAGAACACCCAAGGCGCCCTCTCCGATGTCCTGGGCCGTGTGCTGCCCAACGGCTGGCTCCTCGGGCTCTCCAATGAGCGGTACACCACCCCGCGCGGTGACTCCCACGAGGGCGCGGGCATACCCCCGCACATCTCCGTACCCGTCTTCACCGAGGAGGAGTTCGCCGCAGACCGCGATTCCGCGTTCGACCGGGCGGTCGCACTGCTCACCCGCCGCCGCTGA
- a CDS encoding EF-hand domain-containing protein — translation MSTVLNNKIDWSYLHIDIDRNGLIERQDLLGLASQLLLTFSEPSSTPRGQALMDAFDRFWDTLAAHCDTNRDGQIDPPEYRNGMLAAFVHGDQFEEIFHPAAAALAIIADMDGDGSIDRSEFQAMETVLGVPEIQSGIAFDRLDTNVDGVLDVEEYLAAVRDYYTSPDPDAPGNWLYGATFRFPFPPSAR, via the coding sequence ATGAGCACGGTGCTGAACAATAAGATTGACTGGTCGTACCTCCACATCGACATCGACCGGAACGGCCTGATCGAACGCCAGGATCTGCTCGGACTCGCCTCCCAACTGCTGCTGACCTTCTCGGAACCGTCGTCAACACCGAGAGGACAGGCGCTGATGGACGCCTTCGACCGGTTCTGGGACACCCTCGCCGCGCACTGCGACACCAACCGCGACGGCCAGATCGACCCGCCGGAGTACCGGAACGGAATGCTGGCCGCATTCGTTCACGGAGACCAGTTCGAAGAAATCTTCCACCCTGCGGCCGCGGCCCTGGCGATCATCGCCGACATGGACGGAGACGGCTCGATCGACCGCTCGGAATTCCAGGCGATGGAGACCGTCCTCGGCGTCCCGGAAATCCAGAGCGGCATCGCCTTCGACCGTCTCGACACCAACGTCGACGGTGTGCTGGACGTCGAGGAGTACCTCGCCGCGGTCCGCGACTACTACACCAGCCCCGACCCCGACGCACCGGGCAACTGGCTGTACGGGGCGACGTTCCGCTTCCCCTTTCCCCCC
- a CDS encoding cytochrome P450, with translation MAESAFTRAAAPGALPVLGHALHVLRDPLTFVSSLPSHGDLVEIRLGPQRMHMVCHPDLLQQVLTDDRTFDKGGPLFERLRDFMGDGLATCPYAVHRRRRRLAQPAFHHQRLEQYGAVMTRQLERMLEEWKDGQVLDLFPALSAFTLRTVSRSLFAADLGEDRIDTIQRSFVDVFSGALPRMLVPDSLQRLPLPGNRRYREAARTLTDTVNQVIAEYRENGTDQGDLMSMLLAARDEDGSALSDQELRDEVVTLFVAGGETPAAVLSWAAVDLAAHPESLRRLHEETDRVLAGRLPRWQDLPQLPYTARVIDESMRRYPAGLLLTRTTSRETRLAGLTLPPGSTVAFSPLLLQTRPEYYHEPERFDPDRWLPDRALDMPRIAFAPFGSGARKCIGDAFAVAEMTLALAGMASRWTWERTTPTDLRPALSPAAVRPRRVSLRLTARTPAPQAMKPL, from the coding sequence ATGGCAGAGTCCGCGTTCACCCGGGCCGCCGCGCCCGGCGCCCTTCCTGTGCTGGGGCACGCCCTCCATGTGCTGCGCGATCCCCTGACCTTCGTCTCCTCCCTGCCGTCCCACGGCGATCTGGTGGAGATCCGGCTGGGGCCGCAGCGGATGCACATGGTGTGCCATCCCGATCTGCTGCAACAGGTCCTCACGGACGACCGGACGTTCGACAAGGGCGGGCCGCTGTTCGAGCGGCTGCGGGACTTCATGGGCGACGGTCTCGCCACCTGCCCCTACGCCGTCCACCGACGGCGGCGCCGGCTCGCCCAGCCCGCCTTCCACCACCAGCGCCTCGAACAGTACGGCGCGGTGATGACCCGCCAGCTCGAACGGATGCTGGAGGAGTGGAAGGACGGCCAGGTCCTCGACCTCTTCCCCGCCCTCTCCGCCTTCACCCTCCGGACGGTGTCGCGCTCGCTGTTCGCCGCCGACCTCGGTGAGGACCGCATCGACACCATTCAGCGGTCCTTCGTGGACGTGTTCTCCGGCGCGTTACCCCGGATGCTCGTCCCCGACTCGCTCCAGCGTCTGCCCCTGCCGGGCAACCGCCGCTACCGCGAGGCCGCCCGCACCCTCACCGACACCGTCAACCAGGTGATCGCCGAGTACCGGGAGAACGGCACCGACCAGGGCGATCTCATGTCGATGCTGCTCGCCGCGCGGGACGAGGACGGCAGTGCGCTGAGCGACCAGGAGCTGCGGGACGAGGTGGTGACCCTGTTCGTGGCCGGTGGGGAGACCCCAGCGGCCGTGCTGAGCTGGGCCGCTGTCGATCTGGCCGCCCATCCCGAGTCCCTGCGCCGGCTGCACGAGGAGACCGACCGCGTATTGGCCGGACGGCTGCCCCGTTGGCAGGATCTGCCGCAACTGCCGTACACCGCCCGTGTCATCGACGAGAGCATGCGCCGCTACCCGGCGGGCCTGTTGCTCACCCGGACCACCAGCCGTGAGACCCGGCTCGCGGGTCTCACCCTCCCGCCGGGCTCCACGGTGGCGTTCAGCCCGCTCCTCCTCCAGACCCGGCCCGAGTACTACCACGAGCCCGAACGCTTCGATCCCGACCGATGGCTGCCCGACCGGGCGCTCGACATGCCCCGGATCGCCTTCGCACCCTTCGGGAGCGGGGCGCGCAAGTGCATCGGCGACGCCTTCGCCGTCGCGGAGATGACGCTCGCCCTCGCCGGTATGGCCTCCCGATGGACCTGGGAGAGGACCACACCGACCGATCTGCGCCCGGCCCTGTCCCCCGCCGCCGTCCGACCCCGCCGTGTCTCCCTGCGCCTCACCGCCCGCACCCCTGCCCCGCAGGCGATGAAGCCGCTCTAG
- a CDS encoding sensor histidine kinase gives MTTSADAPWNVLVAVPLLAGAAAVVGAVIHTRRGSPTGTGDVRGRARTRLAVPTAVCALLSFASTAAVAPTDPGAAGGSRSYWSLAETGLLLVLTAAVVRWSPPCAVRAVVPLTVLAVGAWPARTAEGSFLEGAGAVAFWLIPVAVAVAVGAYPRRAAARRLAAVDAARREQRLVLSRDLHDFVAHDISAIVVQAQTARFIAENDPGAGPRQAALALERIERAGLSALASMDRTIALLHGDGDGDGAASANTEALPGPDRLPALVAEFAAIGVTGGPGGVDAVWEADEDAVRALSREAGAAAYRIVAEALTNVRRHAPGAFRIVVRLRLLPPGGPEGVELSITDDGGDGGGGGVIGARDRAGGRGGPTGRQAGPRADGQGEPLWFRRPRRARGAGGLGLPGLAEHVTALGGTFTAGPGLGGGWSVVAVFPRTPPEPCGPSGPSGQSGPSAASGVSGPCAGPASPAPS, from the coding sequence ATGACGACGTCGGCCGACGCGCCGTGGAACGTACTGGTGGCGGTGCCCCTTCTCGCGGGCGCGGCGGCCGTCGTGGGTGCGGTGATCCATACCCGTAGGGGTTCCCCTACGGGCACCGGGGACGTCCGGGGCCGGGCGCGGACACGGCTGGCGGTGCCGACAGCGGTCTGTGCGCTGCTGTCGTTCGCGTCCACCGCCGCCGTCGCCCCGACGGACCCGGGTGCCGCCGGTGGTTCCCGTTCGTACTGGAGCCTCGCCGAGACCGGGCTGCTGCTGGTGCTGACCGCCGCCGTGGTCCGCTGGTCGCCGCCGTGCGCGGTGCGGGCCGTCGTGCCGCTCACCGTGCTCGCGGTGGGCGCCTGGCCCGCGCGGACGGCGGAGGGGTCGTTCCTGGAGGGCGCGGGTGCGGTCGCCTTCTGGCTGATACCCGTCGCCGTGGCGGTGGCCGTGGGCGCGTACCCGCGCCGCGCGGCGGCCCGCCGTCTGGCCGCCGTGGACGCGGCACGGCGGGAACAGCGGCTGGTGCTCTCCCGCGATCTCCACGACTTCGTCGCCCACGACATCAGTGCGATCGTCGTCCAGGCGCAGACCGCCCGGTTCATCGCGGAGAACGACCCCGGCGCCGGTCCCCGGCAGGCCGCCCTCGCCCTGGAGCGCATCGAACGCGCAGGGCTGAGCGCGCTCGCCTCCATGGACCGTACGATCGCCCTGCTCCATGGCGATGGGGACGGGGACGGGGCGGCGTCCGCGAACACCGAGGCCCTTCCCGGTCCGGATCGGCTGCCCGCCCTGGTCGCGGAGTTCGCCGCGATCGGGGTCACGGGCGGGCCGGGGGGCGTGGACGCCGTGTGGGAGGCGGACGAGGACGCGGTGCGGGCGCTGTCGCGGGAGGCCGGGGCGGCGGCGTACCGGATCGTGGCGGAGGCACTGACGAACGTCCGGCGCCACGCGCCCGGAGCGTTCCGGATCGTCGTCCGCCTCCGCCTCCTGCCGCCGGGCGGCCCGGAGGGTGTCGAACTGTCCATCACCGACGACGGCGGGGACGGCGGGGGCGGTGGTGTCATCGGCGCTCGGGACCGGGCCGGGGGGCGTGGTGGCCCGACCGGTCGTCAGGCCGGTCCTCGGGCCGATGGTCAGGGGGAGCCCTTGTGGTTCCGGAGGCCCCGGCGGGCGCGCGGGGCCGGTGGACTCGGTCTGCCCGGGCTCGCAGAGCACGTCACGGCCCTCGGTGGAACGTTCACGGCGGGGCCGGGGCTGGGCGGCGGGTGGTCGGTCGTGGCGGTGTTCCCCCGGACGCCCCCGGAACCGTGCGGTCCTTCTGGTCCCTCCGGTCAGTCCGGTCCTTCCGCTGCTTCCGGCGTTTCCGGTCCCTGTGCCGGGCCTGCCTCCCCGGCGCCTTCCTGA
- a CDS encoding terpene synthase family protein, which produces MPQDVEFALPWPLRVSPHLDAAREHNLEWMSARGLLAPEERERYLRWQLAEVSAYFYPEASEEGLFLATDLMGWYFSPFDDQFDGLLGGIPRAAAEVLGQFAALLHRADTGASTGPGTGADTGASTGPDIGANTGADTGPDIGANTGADTGPDIGANTGADTGTGTSAGPGRQGEPAVEAFTDLWRRWTAGMSPHWTARTTGNWCQYLAVYLTEAQIRAGQHSTGGVDEHLWRRRRSISAYVLNDLYERVSGFEVPPLAWHSQALTALRDTAADIVSISNDVASVEKEEADGTGGNNLLLILERDHGMNRDQSLAEAVARTRELATRFRGLEPHAHALARCLPPDQETAVLRYIVLLQDFMAGNDRWERTSHRYTVSGHQPLPL; this is translated from the coding sequence GTGCCGCAGGATGTCGAGTTCGCACTGCCGTGGCCGCTCCGTGTCAGTCCCCATCTGGACGCGGCACGCGAGCACAACCTGGAGTGGATGTCCGCCCGGGGTCTCCTCGCCCCCGAGGAGCGGGAACGCTATCTGCGCTGGCAACTGGCCGAGGTGTCGGCCTACTTCTACCCGGAGGCGTCCGAGGAGGGCCTCTTCCTCGCGACCGATCTGATGGGCTGGTACTTCAGCCCGTTCGACGACCAGTTCGACGGTCTCCTCGGCGGAATCCCGCGTGCCGCGGCCGAGGTCCTCGGCCAGTTCGCCGCTCTGCTCCACCGCGCCGACACCGGAGCCAGCACCGGACCGGGCACCGGAGCCGACACCGGAGCCAGCACCGGACCGGACATCGGGGCGAACACTGGGGCGGACACCGGACCGGACATCGGGGCGAACACTGGGGCGGACACCGGACCGGACATCGGGGCGAACACTGGGGCGGACACCGGAACGGGTACCTCCGCCGGGCCGGGACGGCAGGGCGAGCCCGCCGTCGAGGCGTTCACCGACCTCTGGAGGCGGTGGACGGCGGGCATGTCCCCCCACTGGACCGCGCGCACCACGGGGAACTGGTGCCAGTACCTCGCCGTGTACCTGACCGAGGCCCAGATACGCGCCGGACAGCACAGCACAGGAGGTGTGGACGAGCATCTGTGGCGCCGCCGCCGGTCGATCAGCGCCTATGTCCTCAACGACCTGTACGAACGGGTCAGCGGCTTCGAGGTCCCCCCGCTGGCCTGGCACAGCCAGGCCCTGACGGCCCTGCGGGACACCGCCGCCGACATCGTCTCCATCAGCAACGACGTCGCCTCGGTCGAGAAGGAGGAGGCCGACGGCACGGGCGGCAACAACCTGCTGCTGATCCTGGAACGCGACCACGGCATGAACCGTGATCAGTCCCTCGCCGAAGCCGTCGCCCGCACCCGCGAGCTGGCCACGAGGTTCCGCGGACTCGAACCGCACGCCCACGCGCTCGCCCGCTGCCTGCCTCCCGACCAGGAGACAGCCGTGCTCCGCTACATCGTCCTGCTCCAGGACTTCATGGCAGGAAACGACCGCTGGGAACGCACCAGCCACCGTTACACCGTGTCCGGGCATCAGCCGCTGCCCCTCTGA